A genomic stretch from Vicinamibacteria bacterium includes:
- a CDS encoding histone deacetylase produces the protein MKTRRDFVLDGARGLAALGWGSMAMSEETKRTTGFVYDEIYLTHVIRPDHVESPKRLRRILEELKQQGLETEVTKIRRMTEPMPHIAAHHRPQHVAGIERLPTTGKVAEAAVGGALAAIKAVSEKTVSNAFCALRPPGHHANNTGEEEGFCYYSNAAIATKYAQSLGHEKVLIIDWDYHHGNATQNAFYDDPTVLFFSSHDWHAYPGTGDPALTGAGEGSGLNINVHLECHSRDKDMLDAWDRKLLPSAEKFEPDFIIISAGFDSRREDLLGCFDVTDDAFARMTRTAMDVARRHCDGRIVSLLEGGYNVDGLAKAVAAHISALLSG, from the coding sequence ATGAAGACGAGGCGGGACTTCGTTCTGGACGGCGCGCGGGGGCTTGCCGCGCTGGGATGGGGCTCGATGGCCATGAGTGAAGAAACGAAGCGAACAACGGGTTTCGTCTACGATGAGATCTATTTGACACACGTCATCCGACCGGATCACGTGGAGTCTCCGAAGAGGCTCCGTCGCATCCTCGAGGAGTTGAAGCAGCAGGGTCTCGAGACCGAGGTCACCAAGATCCGGCGCATGACCGAGCCCATGCCGCACATCGCCGCGCACCATCGGCCGCAGCACGTTGCTGGGATCGAGCGCCTGCCTACCACGGGAAAAGTTGCCGAAGCCGCCGTTGGAGGGGCCCTTGCCGCCATCAAAGCAGTCTCGGAAAAAACGGTGTCGAACGCTTTTTGCGCTTTGAGACCCCCGGGCCACCATGCCAACAACACGGGCGAGGAAGAGGGGTTCTGCTACTACAGCAACGCGGCCATCGCCACGAAATACGCCCAATCTCTCGGCCACGAGAAGGTGCTCATCATCGACTGGGACTACCACCACGGAAACGCGACCCAAAACGCCTTCTACGACGACCCCACGGTTCTGTTTTTCTCGAGCCACGACTGGCACGCCTATCCAGGAACGGGCGACCCTGCTCTCACCGGCGCGGGCGAGGGAAGCGGGCTCAACATCAACGTGCACCTCGAGTGCCACTCGCGCGACAAAGACATGCTCGACGCGTGGGACAGGAAGCTCCTTCCCAGCGCGGAGAAGTTCGAGCCCGACTTCATCATCATTTCGGCGGGCTTCGATAGTCGGCGCGAGGATCTCCTCGGCTGCTTCGACGTCACCGACGACGCCTTCGCCAGGATGACCCGCACGGCGATGGACGTCGCGAGGCGTCATTGCGACGGCCGAATCGTGTCGCTCCTCGAGGGCGGTTATAACGTGGATGGGCTCGCCAAGGCAGTCGCCGCGCACATCTCGGCATTACTATCAGGGTGA
- a CDS encoding nitronate monooxygenase encodes MLRTKLCDLLGIEHPVFLAPMGPDISGPELVAAVSEAGGLGILQSQLSPPDHLREQIRQIRARTTKPFAVSFLLHFPHEDAVRVCLEERVRAVSFFWGPPSPLTETIHSAGSLVIHQVGSVEAARRMADAGVDVVIAQGVEAGGHVEGEVSTMALVPRVVDSIAPAPVAAAGGIADGRGLAAALALGAQAAVLGTRFLATPESHAHPFYKQKVLAATEAHTVRTTLFGHGWPNAPHRTLRTAFVEEWLGSEARGSESRPDEPVVGEARIAGHTLPLLRFMGFPPNAEVTGDIASMSLLAGQSAGLVSDLMPAAEVVRDLVVNASDLLGRLARL; translated from the coding sequence ATGTTGCGTACGAAACTTTGCGATCTTCTTGGAATCGAGCATCCGGTTTTTCTCGCCCCGATGGGGCCGGACATCTCCGGTCCCGAACTCGTCGCCGCGGTGAGCGAGGCGGGTGGGCTCGGTATTCTTCAAAGCCAGCTCAGTCCTCCCGACCATCTTCGCGAGCAGATCCGTCAGATCCGTGCGCGAACGACGAAGCCGTTCGCAGTCAGCTTCCTCCTGCACTTCCCTCACGAAGACGCGGTGCGCGTCTGTCTCGAAGAAAGGGTTCGCGCCGTTTCCTTCTTCTGGGGTCCACCCTCGCCACTCACAGAGACCATCCACAGCGCTGGCTCTCTCGTGATCCACCAGGTGGGCTCGGTGGAGGCCGCGCGTAGAATGGCGGACGCTGGAGTGGACGTCGTGATCGCGCAGGGAGTCGAAGCTGGGGGCCATGTGGAAGGAGAAGTCTCCACGATGGCTCTCGTCCCGCGAGTCGTCGATTCCATCGCGCCCGCGCCCGTTGCGGCCGCGGGCGGGATCGCCGACGGCCGGGGTCTCGCGGCCGCACTTGCCCTGGGCGCGCAAGCCGCCGTCCTCGGGACGCGATTCCTGGCCACCCCGGAGTCTCACGCTCATCCTTTTTACAAACAAAAGGTTCTCGCGGCCACCGAAGCGCACACGGTGCGGACCACGCTTTTCGGCCATGGCTGGCCGAATGCGCCTCACCGCACGCTTCGCACGGCGTTCGTCGAGGAGTGGTTGGGGAGCGAAGCGCGAGGGAGCGAATCGCGGCCCGACGAGCCGGTCGTCGGGGAAGCTCGCATCGCCGGCCACACACTTCCGCTGCTGCGCTTCATGGGGTTCCCCCCGAACGCCGAGGTGACGGGAGACATCGCGTCGATGAGTCTCCTCGCCGGCCAGAGCGCCGGGCTCGTCTCCGATCTCATGCCTGCGGCAGAGGTCGTGCGCGACCTCGTTGTGAATGCCAGCGACTTACTCGGGCGACTCGCCAGGTTGTGA